The following DNA comes from Deltaproteobacteria bacterium.
GGACGCAGACGCAGGGCCTCGATTTCGTCGCTGGCCTGGAGCACGACCAGATCCGCCCGACAGCCGGGAGCAATGCCATAGCCGTCCAGGCCCATCACCCTGGCCCCGTTTTCGGTCACGGCCCGGAACATCCGACGCAATCCGTCCGTGCCGGTCATGTGCAGGGCGTGGGCGCCCATGTGGGCCACTTCGAGCATGTCGTGACTGCCCATGGGATACCAGGGGTCCATGACATCGTCGTGACCAAGGGCGACGTTGATGCCCAGGGCCATCAGCTCGGGCACGCGCATCAGCCCCCGGCGTTTGGGGTAGGTGTCGTGGCGGCCCTGGAGATTCATGTTGACCAGGGGATTGCAGACGCAGTGCAGGCCGGCTTCGGCCATGAGCGGCAACAGCTTGGACACGTAATAGTTGTCCATGGAATGCATGCTGGTCAGGTGGGAGCCCGTGACCCGGCCATGCAGGCCCAGACGCTGGGTCTCGAAGGCCAGGGTCTCGACGTGGCGGGAATGCGGATCGTCGGATTCGTCGCAGTGCATGTCCACCATGAGCCCCCGCCCGGCCGCGATTTCGCACAGCATCCGGACCGATTCCCGGCCCTGGTCCATGGTCCGCTCGAAATGCGGAATGCCACCAACCACGTCCACGCCCTTGTCCAGGGC
Coding sequences within:
- a CDS encoding cytosine deaminase (Catalyzes the deamination of cytosine to uracil and ammonia); amino-acid sequence: MLDLLIVNAALTGHEDLMDIACRDGRIVEIRPGITTEADRVIDAKGYLVTPPFVDSHFHMDATLSAGLPRGNESGTLLEGIRIWGELKPDLSPEDIKSRAMKLLHWSVAKGNLAIRTHVDTTDPSLMAVDVLLEVRDEMKDFVDIQLVAFPQDGVLRAPDGLKLLERALDKGVDVVGGIPHFERTMDQGRESVRMLCEIAAGRGLMVDMHCDESDDPHSRHVETLAFETQRLGLHGRVTGSHLTSMHSMDNYYVSKLLPLMAEAGLHCVCNPLVNMNLQGRHDTYPKRRGLMRVPELMALGINVALGHDDVMDPWYPMGSHDMLEVAHMGAHALHMTGTDGLRRMFRAVTENGARVMGLDGYGIAPGCRADLVVLQASDEIEALRLRPARLWVVRRGRVIARTPEVMASVDLGRGEELVDFT